Proteins encoded within one genomic window of Triticum aestivum cultivar Chinese Spring chromosome 2D, IWGSC CS RefSeq v2.1, whole genome shotgun sequence:
- the LOC123051753 gene encoding uncharacterized protein translates to MSTPADGAAYWLRWQVLVCGAVIAVPTALAAALLPRLRRSAAPLRATDLWLPCWPRLHPGWLLGYRAFALAAAAALLVRDIVPHGPRVFFFYTQWTFLLVTIYFAVATAISAHGCWSYSKKSLRKTDEYGDVENRDLSTSISGERKNDEIDKMASYYEQIANEKRAAFWGRCMQIIYQASAGATMLTDVTFWGLLVPFFYRDKFGLSMVTDGMHSVNAVLLLIDTLLNNMPFPWYRIAFFVFWSCSYVTFQWVIHASGALSWWPYPFLDLASPGALLWYLAMAVAHVPCFSAYWLVVKAKRTYFPRMFPQAYVRTS, encoded by the exons ATGTCGACGCCGGCGGACGGCGCGGCCTACTGGCTGCGGTGGCAGGTGTTGGTGTGCGGCGCGGTCATCGCCGTGCCcacggcgctggcggcggcgctgCTGCCGCGGCTGCGGAGGTCGGCGGCGCCGCTCCGCGCCACGGACCTCTGGCTCCCCTGCTGGCCCCGGCTCCACCCGGGCTGGCTCCTCGGCTACCGCGCCttcgcgctcgccgccgccgccgcgctcctcgTCCGCGACATCGTCCCCCACGGTCCCAGGGTCTTCTTCTTCTACACCCA GTGGACCTTTTTATTAGTCACCATATATTTCGCG GTTGCAACTGCCATATCAGCTCATGGATGTTGGTCGTACTCAAAGAAAAGCTTGAGAAAAACTGATGAATATGGCGATGTTGAAAATCGTGACCTCTCCACTTCTATTTCTGGTGAGAGGAAAAATGATGAGATAGACAAGATGGCAAGCTATTATGAACAAATAGCAAATGAGAAAAGAGCTGCTTTCTGGGGACGTTGTATGCAAATCATCTACCAG GCTAGTGCAGGAGCGACAATGTTGACTGATGTCACATTTTGGGGACTCCTTGTGCCATTCTTTTACCGTGATAAGTTTGGGCTTTCCATG GTCACTGATGGCATGCACTCTGTTAATGCTGTTCTCCTACTCATAGACACACTTCTCAACAATATG CCTTTTCCCTGGTACCGGATCGCTTTCTTCGTATTTTGGAGTTGCTCCTATGTGACCTTCCAGTGGGTCATTCATGCTTCCGGAGCTTTATCCTG GTGGCCTTACCCGTTTCTCGACCTTGCATCGCCCGGGGCTCTGCTATG GTACCTCGCCATGGCCGTCGCTCACGTCCCGTGCTTCTCTGCGTATTGGCTGGTTGTCAAGGCGAAGCGCACTTACTTCCCAAGGATGTTCCCACAGGCTTACGTGAGGACAAGTTAG
- the LOC123051754 gene encoding uncharacterized protein codes for MEVASSPSSSSSSAQPPPKPRLRINPAALLLRPVPPPTPAAPSAPPPADPAAAHPLVAFLSSLVPRRAGERPGAAPGPAVASAARRAAERDALAELQMAGCAVPLFRPYVARLPWHGGTRAWLSKLFPRYGHYCGPNWSSGKEAGSVLWDRRPADHLDFCCYCHDMAYDTHDQAQLLRADLAFLSCLEGSRKTPALDGVAAAAIYRSMCIFGLKTILIPYRTNLVRLQTGPNYADAFADFMKRMASSSGRATTGGEKQRFLRGKRVADDRSDPR; via the exons ATGGAggtcgcctcctccccctcctcctcctcctcctccgcgcagCCCCCGCCCAAGCCCCGCCTCCGCATCAACCCggccgcgctcctcctccgccccgTCCCGCCCCCGACCCCCGCGGCGCCATCGGCTCCTCCGCCCGCGGACCCGGCCGCCGCCCACccgctcgtcgccttcctctccTCCCTCGTCCCGCGCCGCGCCGGGGAGCGGCCGGGCGCGGCCCCGGGCCCCGCCGTGGCGTCGGCAGCGCGGAGGGCGGCGGAGAGGGACGCCCTGGCGGAGCTGCAGATGGCGGGGTGCGCGGTGCCGCTGTTCCGGCCCTACGTGGCGCGGCTGCCCTGGCACGGCGGCACGCGGGCCTGGCTCTCCAAGCTCTTCCCGCGCTACGGCCACTACTGCGGGCCCAACTGGTCCAGCGGCAAGGAGGCCGGCTCCGTGCTCTGGGACCGCCGCCCCGCCGACCACCTCGACTTCTGCTGCTACTGCCACGACATGGCCTACGACACCCATGACCAGGCGCAGCTCCTCCGCGCCGACCTCGCCTTCCTCAGCTGCCTCGAGGGCAGCCGCAAGACGCCCGCGCTCgacggcgtcgccgccgccgccatctaccGCTCCATGTGCATCTTCG GGCTCAAGACCATACTGATACCGTACAGGACCAACCTGGTGAGGCTGCAAACCGGGCCGAATTACGCCGACGCATTCGCCGATTTCATGAAGAGGATGGCCTCGTCTTCCGGcagggcgacgacgggcggcgagaAGCAAAGATTTTTGAGGGGCAAACGTGTTGCCGACGATCGAAGTGATCCCAGGTGA
- the LOC123048840 gene encoding protein RICE FLOWERINGUS T 1: MANDSLTRAQIVGDVLDPFVSSVPLTVMYDGRPVFNGMEFRSPAVSLKPNVDIGGDDFRVAYTLVMVDPDAPNPSNPTLREYLHWMVTDIPSSTNDSFGKEVVPYESPSPTMGIHRMVLVLYQQLGRGTVFAPQARQSFNSRSFARRFNLGKPVAAVYFNCQRPTGTGGRRFT; the protein is encoded by the exons ATGGCGAATGACTCCTTGACAAGGGCACAGATAGTTGGAGATGTTCTAGACCCATTTGTTAGCTCGGTGCCTCTAACTGTGATGTATGATGGGAGGCCTGTGTTCAATGGCATGGAGTTTCGCTCGCCAGCAGTCTCTCTGAAACCCAACGTTGACATAGGCGGTGATGATTTTCGTGTGGCCTATACTCTA GTTATGGTGGATCCTGATGCGCCTAATCCCAGCAACCCAACCCTGAGGGAGTACCTGCACTG GATGGTGACTGATATCCCATCATCAACAAACGATAGCTTTG GAAAAGAGGTCGTGCCATACGAGAGCCCAAGCCCTACCATGGGCATCCACCGCATGGTGCTGGTTCTGTACCAGCAGCTGGGGCGGGGGACGGTGTTCGCGCCGCAGGCACGCCAGAGCTTCAACTCGCGCAGCTTCGCACGCCGCTTCAACCTCGGCAAGCCCGTCGCTGCCGTGTACTTCAACTGCCAGCGTCCCACGGGCACCGGTGGGAGGAGGTTCACCTGA